From the genome of Roseivivax sp. THAF197b:
GGCGCGTCCGCTTCTGGGTCTGACGATCCTCATGGTCGAGGACAGTCGCTATGCCTGCGATGCGGCGCGGCTTTTATGCGTGCATAGTGGCGCGCGGCTGCGGCGGGCCGATTGCCTGGCTTCGGCGCATCGCCACCTTGAGGTCTATCGCCCTTCGGTCATCATCATCGATATGGGGCTTCCCGACGGCTCCGGCGCCGATCTGATCCGGCAGGTGTCGCAAGCGACGCCGCGCATCTCGGCCATTCTGGCGACCTCGGGCGATCCCTTTGCGGAGCATTGCGCCCTGGCTGCCGGTGCGGACGGATTTCTCGCCAAGCCCTTGGTCAGTGTCGCGGTCTTCCAGAACAAGATCCTGTCCCTTCTGCCCCAGGAACGGCGTCCGATCGGCCCGCGCACCTTGTCCGACGAGTCGGTCGTCGCCGATCCCATCGCCTATCGCGACGACATGGCCCATGCGGCCGAGGTGCTGTCGCGGGAGGAGGATCTGCCCGGCCTCGATTATGCCGCGCGTTTCCTATCGGGCGTGGCCCTCAGTGCAGGGGACCGGGCCCTCGCGGATGCCGCCGATGCCCTGTTCGAAGCGCGGATGTCCGCCTTGCCGATCGGCTCCGCGCTCGCGCGATTGTCGGGTCTTGTCCATGAACGGCTGGAGGATCGCATGGCGGTATGACCGGGCCCGTCATGGCCGCGTGGCGGATTTGCATGTTCTTCCTATGTTCGCGATTAGATCCACGCGAACCGGGGTGACAATCCCGCCGAAACCGACCATGATCTTGGCCATGGCTTCTGAGGCAACACAAGATTTGGCGCGAATGCCCGCTTCCGATCGGGACGCGCTGGCTTTTGCGAAGGGACGCATGCGCGTGCGGCCCGACCTTGCCGCGCGGGAACGCCCATCTCGCCAAGCCGATCTTTGGTACGCATCGCATGAGGGACTGGAATGGACGGCTCGAACCTA
Proteins encoded in this window:
- a CDS encoding response regulator; this encodes MNDSLSFSGQLQPTAARPLLGLTILMVEDSRYACDAARLLCVHSGARLRRADCLASAHRHLEVYRPSVIIIDMGLPDGSGADLIRQVSQATPRISAILATSGDPFAEHCALAAGADGFLAKPLVSVAVFQNKILSLLPQERRPIGPRTLSDESVVADPIAYRDDMAHAAEVLSREEDLPGLDYAARFLSGVALSAGDRALADAADALFEARMSALPIGSALARLSGLVHERLEDRMAV